The stretch of DNA AATGCGCAGGTTTTGATCTTCACAAAGCTGGGGAGGAGGGGAAACTTTATGTAATTGACCTTTTTGGTTCTAAGTACGGAATCCCCTCTAAAAAGCCATATATAATTCAAATACCCGAGTGGAGCGATGAGACTGGCATTGCAAAATTAATTAATGTGTATAAGAAATTGAGTTCTAGAATTCCTAAGGATGTATTGGTAGTGGGTCTTGTAGCTACTATGGAGGGAACCTACCATGAGTTTGGTTATAACATGATGGACAAGATAGTCAGAGCATCAACTGCGAGTTTGGAGAAGGAACCTTTAAATACTCTTAAGATTGTTGCGATAACACTCTTAAACGCGAGCGCTGTTCCGGAACATGTCACTGCTTGGCTTTTCAGCCTGAGTGATCAAGTTATAGAATTTGTTTCTCATGTGGGTCAATCGGGTTTAGAAGAGACTATCTTAGTGCCTAAATCTGTGCTTCCAGAGTTTATACCACGCCATTACAGAATAAAAATGTCAAAAGAACAATTCATTAAACTCTTTTAGCGTTCTTTTTCACCTTTGTTCACGATTATTGCGGTTATTGATACTTTTGTTGGATTAAGGCTACCTTAAAGATACTCAATGGATTAGAAAATATTGTTAGGGTTCCCATTAAATTCATGAATGGTTTGGGGCATGCTTTCTTCGTCTAAGAACTCACATTAAAATACTTCACTGTTATAATAGTTCAAGTGGGCCGTTTTTCCTTTTCTGGGAATTTCCACTTGCGACTGATTTTTGTTACTTGTTTAACGACTTCTCTATCGTTTTTTCCTTTGTCTAGGAGCTTTTCGAGAAAAGATATTAACTCGTCATAAGTACCTCTTTCAATTGGAAATGGGACTCTATCTTTTCCTCCAACTGCATAGGCAAACTTAAACGGATCTGGAGGATGGGTAATAGGGTCTTTCCAAGAGGGATGAACATCATAAATTAATTCAAGAACCAAAGACAAAGCTCGTAGTGTGCTTGGGCCAAGACCTTTTATGAGGAGTAACTCATCATAATTATCCACACTTAGTTCCCTTGCTAATTCAAGGGCTCTTTTATTAAGTTCGAGTTTGCCAAAACTCTGATATCTCTTAAATAGAGGTATAACTTTTCTCTTTTCATACGGTTTATAAAATAAAGGAGCATATCCCTTTGTGAGGGCTTCTACGCTCTTGATTTCACGTTCGATTTTAGTGGGATTTTCAGAGATTATATCTAAAAGAGTCTTTTGGTATTCTTTTGCTTCTTTGGCAATAGTATTAAGAGCATAGTCACTTTGTATTCCGCTTATTCCTTTGTGGGGCTCTAAAGTAAATGACTCGATTTTTTCAGAGAACCAGTGATATCGCCGGGCGAGTTTGACTTGGGGATTCATACCTTGTTGTACTATAGCCCATCTTCCTTCTTGGTCTACAAAAAAGACATGATGATAAAGTTGGTAGCCGGTTTGTAATGCAACTGTATCGACTTTAGCAACTAATTTTGAAGTTTTTATGTATTCTTCTGGGTTTAGATCATAAATTTCACTTATTTGTTTTAACTCTTCAGGTGTTTTTCTACTTTTTGCTCCTTTGCCCCCGGCAGCCTTTATTCCAAGGTCTTCTTTAGAGAGAACCTCTTTCACAATTCCGGCGGTAACTGTAGTACTTCCTGAGGAATCCCAATCCATACCAATCAGATTGTTAAGTGCCTGGAACCATATAGGATCTGCGAGTCTCTCAAGAACCCCTTGAGTACCGTATTCATCTATAAGAAGTTTTATCACAAGGTTAGCTAGTCTTTTCATCCTTAAGGCAAGCCAGTGAGGGACATGGCCCCCATGTAGGGGGAGTTCTGCAATACCTCGTCTCATCAATTGGGACTTTGTTATCCATATATAAAAAGCTTGAGATAATTTAATAAATCCCTATGTGAAGTGTTTTCTGCTATGAGAGAGAAACCTAGAACACTACCCCCAACACTAAGAGACAAGTATCGTTATATAGCGTTCCAGGTTATTGGAGAAAGACCTTTCAAAAAAGATGAAATAAAGAGAGCAATATGGGAGGCTTCCATTAGAACTCTAGGGGAACTTGGAACAGCAAAAACAAAACCTTGGTTTATAAAATTTAATGAAAAAACTCAAACAGGCATTGTTAGGTGTGATAGAAAATATGTTGAAGAACTTCGCTTTGCATTCTCCTTGGTGACTGAAATAAATGGTTCTAAAGCTATTATAAGGAGCCTTGGTGTCTCGGGCACTATAAAAAGACTTAAAGTCAAATTCTTGCGAGAGTTCGGATGGAAATGAAAGATAGGGAAAAAATTTAATTATCTTCACTTAAAATATCTAAAATCGGAGAGTATATAAAGGGAGTGAAGAAATCTCTAACATAACCAGATTACGATAACTTTAGAGGTGATGGAAAATGGCATTTGTACCGCCACAAGCCGGGTATGATAGGGCAATAACAGTTTTCAGTCCTGATGGGAGGCTTTTCCAGGTTCAATATGCAAGAGAGGCTGTTAAGAGGGGGGCTACTGCAGTAGGAGTGAAGTGTAAAGATGGTGTCGTTTTAGCTGTAGAGAAGAGAGTCACGAGTAAACTCATAGAACCAGAGAGTTATGAAAAGATCTTCCAAATTGATGAACATATAGCAGCGGCTTCAAGCGGTATAATAGCTGATGCTAGAGTTCTTGTGGATAGAGCTCGTTTAGAAGCTCAAATTCATCGTTTAACCTATGGTGAACCTGTCCCACTAACAGTTCTTGTTAAAAAGATATGTGACTTAAAGCAGATGCACACCCAATATGGTGGTGTTAGACCCTTTGGTGCAGCTCTTTTAATGGCAGGTGTAAATGAAAAGCCAGAGTTATTTGAGACTGATCCAAGTGGGGCTTATTTTGAGTGGAAAGCTGTGGCAATAGGAAGTGGAAGAAACACTGCAATGGCAATTTTTGAGGAAAAATACAAGGACGACATGACTCTTGAAGAGGCTATTAAGCTAGCAGTTTTGGCACTTTCAAAGATAATGGAAGAGCCCACTCCAGAGAACATTGAAGTTGCAGTAATTACAGTGGAAGAGAAAAGATTCAAGAAGATAAGCCCAGAAAAAGTGGCCAAATGCCTTGAAGAGGCTTTAAAGGAAGCTGAAGCAGAAGAAGTCCCAGAGAAAGAAGAGGACTATAGTGAATTGGATAGCAACTACTGAGGTGGTTGATAATGCCAGTAAGTCTCGACAAAGCAGTGATAGCTCGATTGAAAACACATGGAGAGATTTTTGAGATATTAGTGGATCCTTATCTGGCTAGAGACTTCAAAGAAGGCAGAGAAGTTCCTGTAGAGGAGATTCTTGCTACTCCTTATATTTTTAAAGATGCCCATAAGGGAGATAAAGCAAGTGAACATGAAATGGAGAAAATTTTTGGAACAAGTGATCCATATGAAGTTGCAAAAATAATTCTTCGAAAGGGAGAAGTTCAGCTTACAGCAGAGCAGAGAAGACAAATGCTTGAAGAGAAGAAAAGACAGATAGCCATGATAATTCACCGACATGCTGTTGATCCGAGGACTGGTTATCCTCATCCTCTTGAGAGGATTCTTAAAGCAATGGAAGAAGTAGGGACTAGGGTGGACATATTTAAAGATGCAGAGACACAGGTTCCAGATGCAATAAAGGCCTTGAGAAGAGTTTTGCCATTGAAGATCGAGACTAAAGTAATAGCAGTTAAGATACCATCAGAGTACACAGGGAAAGCTTATGGAGAAGTAAGAAAATTTGGAAAAATAAAGAGAGAGGAATGGGCAGGCGATGGCTCTTGGATGTTTTTAATTGAAATTCCTGGAGGAATTGAAGAAGAATTTTATGAGAAACTGAATGCCCTTACAAAGGGCACAGTTGTAACTAAACTTATAGAGAGGAAGGGACTATGAGGAAGATTTTTGTAAAAAATAAGGATTTAGTGGTTCCAGGAACACTTTTGGCACAAGGACCGTTCAAAAATGGAAGAGGGACTTTTAAAGAAGGCAGTCGAATATATTCAAGCGTTGTTGGGTTGGTTAGAGTGTCAAATGACACTGTGTCAGTAGTACCTCTTGAAGGCCCGTATATACCAGAGGTCGGAGATTCAGTAATTGGCAAAATAATTGATGTAAAGTTCTCAAACTGGATTGTTGACATCGGTGCACCCTATCAAGCTGGACTTAGGATACAAGATGCTGTAGAAGGAAGAGTTGACATTTTGAAGACTGATTTGAGGAAAATATTTGATATAGGGGACATAATATACGCGAAAGTAAAAGCGTTTAACGAAATTAATCAGATTGATCTGATGACAAAAGGGATGCCATTTAGTGGTGGGCCGTTAAAAGGAGGTCAACTGGTGAAAATAACTCCATCAAAGGTTCCCCG from Thermococcus sp. EP1 encodes:
- a CDS encoding ribosome assembly factor SBDS, whose product is MPVSLDKAVIARLKTHGEIFEILVDPYLARDFKEGREVPVEEILATPYIFKDAHKGDKASEHEMEKIFGTSDPYEVAKIILRKGEVQLTAEQRRQMLEEKKRQIAMIIHRHAVDPRTGYPHPLERILKAMEEVGTRVDIFKDAETQVPDAIKALRRVLPLKIETKVIAVKIPSEYTGKAYGEVRKFGKIKREEWAGDGSWMFLIEIPGGIEEEFYEKLNALTKGTVVTKLIERKGL
- the psmA gene encoding archaeal proteasome endopeptidase complex subunit alpha yields the protein MAFVPPQAGYDRAITVFSPDGRLFQVQYAREAVKRGATAVGVKCKDGVVLAVEKRVTSKLIEPESYEKIFQIDEHIAAASSGIIADARVLVDRARLEAQIHRLTYGEPVPLTVLVKKICDLKQMHTQYGGVRPFGAALLMAGVNEKPELFETDPSGAYFEWKAVAIGSGRNTAMAIFEEKYKDDMTLEEAIKLAVLALSKIMEEPTPENIEVAVITVEEKRFKKISPEKVAKCLEEALKEAEAEEVPEKEEDYSELDSNY
- a CDS encoding DUF763 domain-containing protein, whose product is MRRGIAELPLHGGHVPHWLALRMKRLANLVIKLLIDEYGTQGVLERLADPIWFQALNNLIGMDWDSSGSTTVTAGIVKEVLSKEDLGIKAAGGKGAKSRKTPEELKQISEIYDLNPEEYIKTSKLVAKVDTVALQTGYQLYHHVFFVDQEGRWAIVQQGMNPQVKLARRYHWFSEKIESFTLEPHKGISGIQSDYALNTIAKEAKEYQKTLLDIISENPTKIEREIKSVEALTKGYAPLFYKPYEKRKVIPLFKRYQSFGKLELNKRALELARELSVDNYDELLLIKGLGPSTLRALSLVLELIYDVHPSWKDPITHPPDPFKFAYAVGGKDRVPFPIERGTYDELISFLEKLLDKGKNDREVVKQVTKISRKWKFPEKEKRPT
- a CDS encoding ribonuclease P protein component 2, producing MREKPRTLPPTLRDKYRYIAFQVIGERPFKKDEIKRAIWEASIRTLGELGTAKTKPWFIKFNEKTQTGIVRCDRKYVEELRFAFSLVTEINGSKAIIRSLGVSGTIKRLKVKFLREFGWK
- the rrp4 gene encoding exosome complex RNA-binding protein Rrp4 — translated: MRKIFVKNKDLVVPGTLLAQGPFKNGRGTFKEGSRIYSSVVGLVRVSNDTVSVVPLEGPYIPEVGDSVIGKIIDVKFSNWIVDIGAPYQAGLRIQDAVEGRVDILKTDLRKIFDIGDIIYAKVKAFNEINQIDLMTKGMPFSGGPLKGGQLVKITPSKVPRLIGKGGSMINLIKNLTGTRIIVGQNGWVWVSGRKEELEKLAIEAILKVNRESHTQGLTDRVKEMLVQRLNELKEQGIIEEVPQLKEGEEE